The genomic DNA AGGACACCTCGACGTCCGCGCGTTCGCTCGAACGCATCCGCATCGATCCCGCGAGCATGCCGCTGCCCGAGCTGGCCGCGCATCGTTTCGATCCCACCGATGGGCTCGACATCGATGAAGTCGCGATGCTCGCGGTGGCCAACAACCCCGACCTCAAGCTCGCCCGCGACGATCTCGGCATTGCCCGCGCGCAGGCTTATTCGGCGGGTCTGCTGCCCGATCCGCAACTGAGCGTATCGAGCGACTATCCGGGCGCGACCGGCACCACGCGCGCGTTCAATTATGGCCTCAGCATCGACGTGATGGCGATCGTGCTGCGCAGCGCGAACAAACAGTCCGCCGACGCGACGGTCGCGAAGACCGATCTCGGCCTGCTGTGGCAGGAATGGCAGATCGTCGCGCAAGCGCGGCAAATGTTCGTGAAGACCTGCTTCCAGCAGCGCACGCTGCCGCTGTTGCAACAGCAACGCGACCTCGCGCGCACGCGTTACGAGCGCATGGCCGCGGCGCGCGCTGACGGCAACCTGACCGACGATACGCTCGCGGCCGCCCTCCTCGCCTATAGCGACGCCCGCAAGCAATACGCCGACGCCGAACGCGCGGCCGCGCAAACGCATCACGATCTGAATGCGTTGCTGGGCCTGGCGCCGGACGTGCAATTGCAATTGCAAGCAGACAGCGACACTGACGTCGCGCCGCTCTCCGACACCACGCTCGACGCGGCCCTCGCCGAGCTCGCCCGCCGCCGCCCCGACCTGATCGCGCTGCAGGCCGGCTACGAAGCGCAGGAGCAGAAATACCGCGCGGCGATTCTGAGCCAGTTCCCCAGTCTGTCGGTCGGTTTCGTGCGTGCGCGCGACACGTCGAACATCTACACGAGCGGCTTTCAGATCAACCTGAGCCTGCCGATCTTCAACCGCAACCAGGGCAACGTCGCGATCGAAAAAGCGACCCGCCAGCGCCTGCGCGACGAGTACCAGACCCGCCTGAACGAGGCGTACGCGGACGTCGCTCGCCTGCGCGAGGACAGCGCGATTCTCACGCGCCAATTGCAGCAGACCGAAGCCGCGCTGCCGGAGGTCGAGCGAGCCGCGCGTGAAGCCGCGGCGGCTTACGCGGAACACAACCTCGTGCTCGGCGCCTACACCGACGCGCAAAGCGCCGCGCTCACCAAACGCATCGACGTCGCGACCCTGCGAGAAACGCTCGCCGAACAACGCGTCGGCTTGCAGGCCCTGCTCGGCAGCGCGATTCCCGACGCCTTTCTACCCGACCAGACTTTCATCGACACTCATGCGAAATAGCCTGTTTTCCTCGCGCCATCCGTGGCCGCGCGTTGCCGCCATCGCCGCGCCGCTCGTTGGCGCGATCCTGTTGTATGCATCGGTCCATCCGGTTCACGCGGACGACAGCGCGGCCAGCGAAGCGCAACCGTCGGTC from Paraburkholderia sp. HP33-1 includes the following:
- a CDS encoding TolC family protein translates to MPVFHAVAALRRRALMPLCALLVSGCATYHREPLAPQDTSTSARSLERIRIDPASMPLPELAAHRFDPTDGLDIDEVAMLAVANNPDLKLARDDLGIARAQAYSAGLLPDPQLSVSSDYPGATGTTRAFNYGLSIDVMAIVLRSANKQSADATVAKTDLGLLWQEWQIVAQARQMFVKTCFQQRTLPLLQQQRDLARTRYERMAAARADGNLTDDTLAAALLAYSDARKQYADAERAAAQTHHDLNALLGLAPDVQLQLQADSDTDVAPLSDTTLDAALAELARRRPDLIALQAGYEAQEQKYRAAILSQFPSLSVGFVRARDTSNIYTSGFQINLSLPIFNRNQGNVAIEKATRQRLRDEYQTRLNEAYADVARLREDSAILTRQLQQTEAALPEVERAAREAAAAYAEHNLVLGAYTDAQSAALTKRIDVATLRETLAEQRVGLQALLGSAIPDAFLPDQTFIDTHAK